A portion of the Bactrocera neohumeralis isolate Rockhampton chromosome 2, APGP_CSIRO_Bneo_wtdbg2-racon-allhic-juicebox.fasta_v2, whole genome shotgun sequence genome contains these proteins:
- the LOC126759628 gene encoding ficolin-2-like gives MGLHLKLSAIALFFFFATTKAFESWVVANDINPSKGDGDGDDQAQKFLCGDNFEKCFGTKLNSVVFLSDSKLYRVEVYDYKLPTTLDEIMEEEKSLKNEIDLLENKLSQQGRDIYTNLEKANAVHIESDFDISQRAKDEREHLESKLTGNMNQMKSTLLNILKTKLNRMDTRIRKPLENDTNADLPNSCAEAFTMYETTESGVFELYLRDYELAPFKAYCLADPDGGPAWTVVQRRMDGTEDFYRDWDDYVTGFGDPEGEYFIGLDRLHALTNDQPNELWIQLEDFHDEERFAKYTDFAIGDLDENYALKKLNGYRGDAGDSLVEQKGCEFSTHDRDNDNDPTKSCAVTYNGAWWYNHCHDSNLNGRYIRGGYYDYYEEAQGIDWYSWHGHQYSLRYVHMAIRPKYYF, from the exons ATGGGGCTGCACTTAAAACTCTCGGCAATtgcactttttttctttttcgcaaCGACGAAGGCATTTGAGTCCTGGGTTGTGGCGAACGACATTAATCCTAGTAAGGGAGATGGAGATGGAGATGATCAAGCC caAAAATTCCTTTGTGGcgataattttgaaaagtgttttggCACCAAATTGAATTCAGTTGTCTTCTTGAGCGACAGCAAGTTATACCGAGTGGAAGTCTATGATTATAA GTTGCCAACAACACTGgatgaaattatggaggaagaaaagagtttaaaaaacgaaatagaTCTATTGGAAAATAAGTTAAGCCAACAAGGCCGtgatatttatacaaatttggaGAAAGCAAATGCGGTGCACATCGAAAGTGATTTCGATATCTCTCAGAGAGCGAAGGACGAAAGGGAACACTTGGAATCGAAATTGACTGGAAA CATGAACCAGATGAAATCGACATTGCTCAATATTcttaaaactaaactaaatcGTATGGACACAAGAATCCGTAAGCCGCTCGAAAACGATACGAATGCCGATTTACCGAATTCCTGTGCTGAAGCCTTTACCATGTATGAGACCACAGAAAGTGGCGTCTTTGAGCTGTACTTACGCGATTATGAACTTGCACCCTTCAAAGCATACTGTCTGGCCGATCCGGATGGCGGTCCTGCCTGGACGGTGGTGCAACGACGCATGGATGGCACTGAGGATTTCTATCGTGATTGGGATGATTATGTGACCGGTTTCGGTGATCCGGAAGGTGAATATTTTATCGGTTTAGATAGGTTGCATGCGCTCACCAATGATCAGCCCAATGAATTGTGGATACAGTTGGAGGATTTTCATGATGAGGAACGCTTTGCGAAATATACCGATTTTGCTATTGGCGATTTGGATGAAAATTATGCCTTAAAAAAACTGAACGGCTACAGGGGCGATGCTGGTGATTCGTTGGTAGAGCAAAAAGGATGCGAATTTTCCACACACGATcgtgataatgataatgatccCACAAAGAGTTGTGCTGTCACTTATAACGGTGCTTGGTGGTACAATCACTGTCACGACAG CAACTTGAATGGCCGATATATAAGGGGTGgttattatgattattatgaAGAAGCGCAAGGTATCGATTGGTACTCTTGGCATGGACATCAATACTCTCTAAGATATGTGCACATGGCCATCAGaccgaaatattatttttga